A region from the Desulfomarina profundi genome encodes:
- the mraY gene encoding phospho-N-acetylmuramoyl-pentapeptide-transferase produces MLYHFLYPLHTVFTGFNVFRYITFRAIGGAVTAFLIVLFLGPVFIRTMQRFQIGQVIRDDGPETHLAKKGVPTMGGVLILFGITLATLLWARLDNVLVWLGLFIILFYGMIGYIDDYRKVKKQNSKGLSAKGKLILQVIGGGVVGLFMYYHPGFDGHLSLPFFKNIHPDLGWFYVVFAIVVIVGASNAVNLTDGLDGLAAGPTIVTAAVYLVFSYLAGHVVLAEYLRLPYVAGSGELAIFCGGIFGGCLGFLWFNAYPAQMFMGDVGSLALGGALGSIAIIIKQEFLLAIVGGIFVMEALSVIMQVGYFKMTRGKRIFLMAPFHHHFEKKGWHETKVVVRFWIVSIILGLFAIATLKLR; encoded by the coding sequence ATGCTGTATCATTTTCTCTATCCATTGCACACGGTCTTTACCGGGTTCAATGTTTTTCGATATATTACCTTTCGTGCAATCGGCGGAGCGGTAACAGCTTTTTTGATTGTTCTTTTCCTGGGGCCTGTTTTCATCAGGACAATGCAGCGGTTCCAGATCGGACAGGTCATCAGAGATGATGGACCGGAAACCCACCTGGCCAAAAAGGGTGTACCCACCATGGGAGGGGTTCTGATTCTCTTTGGAATTACCCTGGCCACTCTTTTATGGGCACGGCTGGACAATGTCCTTGTATGGCTCGGTCTCTTTATCATCCTGTTCTATGGCATGATTGGTTATATCGACGACTACCGGAAAGTAAAAAAACAGAATTCCAAGGGACTGAGTGCAAAGGGAAAACTGATTCTGCAGGTTATCGGTGGAGGAGTGGTCGGTCTGTTCATGTATTACCATCCGGGGTTTGATGGTCATTTGAGCCTGCCGTTCTTTAAAAATATTCATCCGGATCTTGGCTGGTTTTATGTGGTGTTTGCCATTGTGGTGATTGTTGGAGCCTCAAATGCTGTCAACCTGACTGATGGCCTGGATGGTCTGGCGGCCGGTCCAACCATCGTGACTGCGGCAGTTTACCTGGTTTTTTCCTACCTGGCCGGTCATGTTGTGCTGGCGGAATACCTTCGTCTGCCTTATGTGGCGGGCAGTGGGGAACTGGCGATTTTCTGCGGTGGGATTTTCGGTGGCTGCCTGGGGTTTCTCTGGTTCAATGCCTATCCCGCCCAGATGTTCATGGGTGACGTTGGCTCCCTGGCCCTGGGGGGTGCTCTCGGTTCCATCGCCATTATTATCAAACAGGAGTTCCTGCTGGCAATTGTCGGAGGAATTTTCGTGATGGAGGCCCTCTCCGTCATCATGCAGGTTGGATACTTTAAGATGACCAGGGGAAAACGGATTTTTCTCATGGCCCCGTTTCATCATCATTTTGAGAAAAAGGGCTGGCATGAGACAAAGGTGGTGGTCAGATTCTGGATTGTTTCCATTATTCTGGGTCTTTTTGCCATTGCTACCCTGAAACTCCGCTGA
- a CDS encoding UDP-N-acetylmuramoyl-L-alanyl-D-glutamate--2,6-diaminopimelate ligase — protein sequence MEVEDSSRAYGLVAANYFGNPADQLTLIGVTGTNGKTTVAYLLESVLLEAGYKVGVIGTVNNRYSGDNGKSVILETRFTTPEAMVLQKVLREMADNGVSFVIMEVSSHALSQKRISNIRFRTAAFTNLSRDHLDYHKDMKEYFEAKLSLFREHLEDEGIAVLPGKSWVEREADLYGELVRTCEDNCGKNVYWGDGEKDDVRLIGFRTRLEETLMDLILAGNPVKLKSKLVGGFNMDNVLTTCGLCHALEIDPDSVRRGLMKSTGAPGRLERVMDRAEDPLDGPVVLVDYAHTPDALEHVLETVAALPHGELFCVFGCGGDRDNGKRPLMGEIACRFSDVVLITDDNPRTEDPELIVKQILEGTEESGLEPREQAWLGERQRGDRGIVVERDRRKAIRLAITSAGPEDVVLIAGKGHETYQLSLRGRQFFDDRLEAENILSSWTPLRVARGARGKLRSAGVRPGLLGPVSTDSRQMPENGIFVALKGEHFDGHRFVDQVLEKKCGCLVLEKGAPVPEPTVVPVIRVEDTARALGDLAAYRRRQVSRLCEQTVIGITGSCGKTTVKEMVSAILKRKWPAGPNHTENSVLKTKGNFNNLIGLPLSLLPLDLNHRAAVLEMGMNQPGELRRLVEIADPDISCIINVHGAHLEKLGSLEGVARAKEELFAGTRSDGILVVNLDDPLVRKLSAKYGQRKIGFSVSGQVAGAQPDLWTSDINLEDKGVITFTLHCGTEQEDIHLYTLGEHNVGNSLAAAAIAKAAGAGLSEIAAGLADFRAPDRRMEILKTAGGYGLLNDTYNANPASMATGLKTLRQAAGRCAVAVLGDMLELGESAAEAHFELGRLVAELDIDHVAVLGEFRDEVRKGALSGGMAEDAIKVFVEKKEAVAWVEKLTDEKKLGPGTCCW from the coding sequence ATGGAAGTTGAGGACAGCAGCAGGGCATATGGTCTTGTGGCTGCCAATTATTTTGGGAATCCCGCAGATCAGTTGACACTAATCGGAGTGACGGGGACCAACGGTAAAACAACGGTGGCCTACCTTCTGGAAAGCGTTCTTCTTGAGGCCGGTTACAAGGTGGGGGTGATCGGAACAGTCAACAACAGGTACAGTGGTGATAATGGAAAATCGGTGATTCTGGAGACACGATTTACAACACCGGAAGCCATGGTGCTGCAGAAGGTATTGCGGGAAATGGCGGACAACGGTGTCAGTTTCGTGATCATGGAAGTTTCTTCCCATGCCCTGAGTCAGAAAAGAATAAGCAATATTCGCTTCAGGACTGCGGCATTTACTAATCTCTCCAGGGATCATCTCGATTATCACAAAGATATGAAAGAGTATTTTGAAGCGAAACTCAGTCTTTTCCGGGAACATCTGGAAGATGAGGGGATCGCGGTACTTCCGGGGAAATCCTGGGTTGAGAGGGAAGCCGACCTTTATGGAGAGCTGGTGCGCACCTGCGAAGACAATTGTGGAAAGAATGTGTATTGGGGGGACGGTGAAAAGGACGATGTTCGATTGATCGGTTTTAGAACTAGGCTGGAGGAAACATTGATGGATCTGATACTTGCCGGTAACCCCGTAAAGTTAAAATCAAAACTTGTGGGTGGTTTCAATATGGATAACGTTCTCACCACCTGCGGACTCTGTCATGCCCTCGAGATTGACCCGGACAGTGTCCGCAGGGGGCTGATGAAATCCACAGGTGCTCCCGGAAGGCTGGAGCGGGTCATGGACCGTGCTGAAGACCCTCTGGATGGGCCTGTTGTCCTGGTGGATTATGCCCATACACCCGATGCGCTGGAACATGTACTGGAAACAGTGGCTGCTTTGCCCCATGGAGAACTTTTCTGTGTTTTTGGTTGCGGTGGAGATCGCGACAATGGCAAGCGCCCCCTGATGGGTGAGATTGCCTGTCGTTTCAGTGATGTTGTCCTGATTACCGACGACAATCCGAGAACGGAAGACCCGGAACTGATTGTGAAGCAGATTCTTGAAGGGACGGAGGAAAGCGGTCTTGAGCCCAGGGAACAGGCGTGGTTGGGAGAAAGACAGCGTGGAGATCGCGGAATTGTTGTGGAAAGGGACAGGAGGAAGGCGATCCGTCTGGCGATAACCTCGGCAGGACCCGAGGATGTAGTGCTCATTGCAGGGAAAGGGCATGAAACCTATCAGCTCAGTCTCAGGGGGAGGCAGTTCTTTGATGACAGGCTGGAGGCGGAAAATATCCTTTCTTCGTGGACACCATTGAGAGTAGCCAGGGGTGCCAGGGGAAAACTACGGTCTGCCGGTGTAAGGCCGGGTCTGCTGGGGCCGGTCTCAACAGATTCGAGGCAAATGCCGGAAAACGGTATCTTTGTGGCCCTGAAAGGTGAACATTTTGATGGCCACCGGTTTGTTGACCAGGTCCTTGAAAAAAAATGCGGTTGCCTTGTCCTGGAAAAAGGGGCTCCTGTGCCGGAACCCACGGTTGTTCCCGTTATACGGGTTGAGGACACAGCAAGGGCCCTGGGCGATCTGGCGGCTTATCGAAGAAGACAGGTGAGCAGGCTGTGCGAGCAGACGGTTATCGGAATTACCGGCAGTTGCGGGAAGACCACGGTCAAGGAGATGGTCAGTGCTATTCTCAAGAGGAAATGGCCGGCTGGACCGAACCATACGGAAAACAGTGTACTGAAAACAAAAGGAAATTTTAATAATCTGATAGGATTGCCGCTGTCGCTCCTGCCCCTTGACCTGAACCACCGGGCTGCAGTCCTGGAAATGGGGATGAACCAGCCGGGAGAACTGCGGCGATTGGTGGAAATAGCCGATCCGGATATAAGCTGTATTATCAATGTCCACGGTGCTCACCTGGAAAAACTGGGAAGCCTGGAAGGTGTTGCCAGGGCGAAGGAGGAACTTTTTGCGGGAACCCGCAGTGACGGTATCCTGGTTGTCAATCTTGATGATCCCCTGGTAAGAAAATTATCGGCGAAGTATGGGCAGCGGAAGATAGGTTTCAGCGTATCCGGTCAGGTTGCAGGCGCGCAGCCGGATTTGTGGACTTCTGATATCAATCTTGAAGACAAGGGTGTTATCACCTTTACCCTGCACTGTGGGACTGAGCAGGAGGATATCCATCTCTACACCTTGGGAGAACATAATGTCGGCAACAGCTTGGCGGCTGCGGCAATTGCGAAAGCGGCGGGGGCGGGACTGTCTGAAATAGCAGCCGGTCTTGCAGATTTCAGGGCTCCGGACAGACGCATGGAGATACTGAAAACCGCAGGCGGCTACGGGCTGCTCAATGACACCTATAATGCAAATCCGGCTTCCATGGCGACAGGATTGAAAACTCTCAGGCAGGCGGCGGGAAGATGTGCAGTGGCGGTTCTTGGAGATATGCTTGAACTCGGAGAGAGTGCTGCAGAAGCCCATTTTGAGCTGGGAAGACTTGTCGCGGAGCTGGATATTGACCATGTTGCGGTCCTCGGGGAATTCAGGGATGAAGTGCGAAAGGGAGCTTTATCCGGTGGAATGGCGGAAGATGCTATAAAAGTTTTTGTAGAAAAAAAAGAAGCTGTGGCCTGGGTTGAGAAATTGACCGATGAAAAAAAACTGGGACCGGGGACCTGCTGCTGGTGA
- the murG gene encoding undecaprenyldiphospho-muramoylpentapeptide beta-N-acetylglucosaminyltransferase — translation MRKSRKPIRLLLTGGGTGGHLFPAIATAQEFKRQLPGTEVLFVGTRRKMDSGSLEAYGFTSRSILSYGVKGKNIVQLVKALAALPLSYVQAVRILREFKPDIVFGVGGYVTGPVVAAAKSIGIPTIIHEQNSVPGLANRKLGKIVDRICLSLPGSAEYFPKDKTVHTGNPVRKKILDLYKKNSSVKENRKKPTMLVLGGSQGASGVNRLVMEAFLDPEYSLSTRIHLIHQTGEKDLKMVIDGYREAGVRVNVKPFFTKMEKVYERADFLVSRAGATTLSEIAVLGKPAILIPYPYAADDHQTRNAEFYVQGGGAMMFQEKELTGRFLAERIVELVADERKLEIMGQAMRKMSWPDAPEKIVACCLELISEQQ, via the coding sequence ATGAGGAAGAGCAGAAAACCGATACGATTACTGTTGACCGGTGGTGGTACCGGTGGACATCTCTTTCCGGCCATTGCCACGGCCCAGGAATTTAAAAGACAACTGCCGGGTACTGAAGTTCTGTTTGTCGGTACCAGGAGGAAGATGGACAGCGGCAGCCTGGAAGCTTATGGTTTTACCAGCAGGTCCATCCTCAGTTACGGTGTGAAAGGGAAAAATATAGTTCAGCTGGTAAAGGCTCTGGCGGCCCTTCCTCTTTCCTATGTCCAGGCCGTAAGGATTCTGCGTGAATTTAAACCGGATATTGTGTTCGGAGTCGGTGGATATGTAACCGGGCCGGTTGTTGCAGCGGCAAAGAGTATCGGTATTCCCACCATAATCCATGAACAGAATTCCGTTCCCGGCCTTGCCAACAGAAAGTTGGGAAAAATAGTGGACCGGATATGTCTTTCTCTGCCGGGAAGTGCTGAATATTTTCCAAAAGATAAAACGGTACATACCGGGAACCCGGTGCGCAAAAAAATTCTCGATCTGTATAAAAAAAACAGTTCCGTCAAAGAGAACAGAAAAAAACCAACAATGCTGGTCCTGGGTGGCAGCCAGGGGGCCAGTGGGGTAAACAGGCTGGTCATGGAGGCCTTTCTTGATCCAGAATATAGTCTGTCAACCAGGATTCACCTCATTCACCAGACGGGTGAAAAGGATCTGAAAATGGTTATTGACGGTTACAGGGAGGCCGGGGTGAGGGTCAATGTCAAACCGTTTTTCACAAAGATGGAGAAAGTGTATGAACGGGCCGATTTCCTGGTTTCCAGGGCCGGGGCAACAACCCTGTCGGAAATTGCGGTACTGGGAAAACCGGCTATTCTTATCCCTTACCCCTACGCAGCCGATGATCACCAGACCAGGAATGCGGAGTTTTATGTTCAAGGTGGCGGAGCGATGATGTTCCAGGAAAAGGAGCTGACTGGTCGATTTCTTGCGGAACGTATTGTGGAACTGGTGGCGGATGAGAGAAAACTGGAAATAATGGGCCAGGCCATGAGAAAGATGTCCTGGCCGGATGCCCCGGAAAAGATAGTGGCCTGCTGTCTGGAACTGATAAGTGAGCAACAATAG
- the murD gene encoding UDP-N-acetylmuramoyl-L-alanine--D-glutamate ligase, giving the protein MPDGLKEKRAMSGILKINAGQKVAITGLGISGKSAVKYCLKKGAEVFVSDIREPQKFLLEEGDFLQENRVEWEAGGHSFDFLSRAEIIIPSPGVDLAVPLFEKLRTKGCVIAGELAFAGSVQRPVVAITGTNGKTTVTTLTGQLLQEAGKKVFVGGNIGISLFDYLLEPEEYDILVLEVSSFQLESGGDFAPDVAVLLNVSPDHMDRHGSFENYLRAKMNIFIHQDKRDTAIVNGDCPDCMKIPATCGANQVLFGRKAEHTIRISGKNIIFPFHGEEEQYSLKNSSLGDETGLYNCCPAIFAARITGSSPAQVQRGLDTFAPLEHRMELVAEVDGIRFFNDSKATNTGAVIAALEQMGKKSTVLILGGRDKGDDYRLLTVAVAEKVKAVVLIGEAAPLIRAALGAEVVSTKAASMEDAVNKALEYAESGDVILLSPACASFDMFESYGQRGRLFKKTVLTLAGISEQARI; this is encoded by the coding sequence GTGCCGGATGGATTGAAAGAGAAGAGAGCCATGAGCGGGATTCTGAAAATAAATGCCGGACAGAAAGTAGCCATAACAGGCCTCGGCATTTCTGGAAAAAGTGCTGTGAAATACTGCCTGAAAAAAGGTGCTGAAGTGTTTGTTTCAGACATCAGGGAGCCGCAGAAGTTCCTGCTGGAAGAAGGGGATTTTTTACAGGAAAACAGGGTAGAGTGGGAAGCCGGCGGACACAGCTTTGATTTTCTTTCCAGAGCAGAAATTATCATTCCCAGTCCCGGAGTGGATCTTGCTGTACCTCTCTTTGAAAAACTCAGGACAAAAGGGTGCGTGATTGCAGGGGAGCTCGCCTTTGCAGGCTCTGTACAAAGGCCCGTGGTGGCTATCACCGGGACAAACGGCAAGACAACAGTGACCACACTTACCGGACAGCTCTTGCAGGAAGCGGGGAAAAAGGTATTCGTCGGTGGCAATATAGGGATTTCTCTTTTTGATTATCTTCTGGAACCGGAGGAGTATGACATTCTGGTACTCGAAGTGTCGAGTTTTCAACTGGAGAGTGGTGGAGACTTCGCGCCTGATGTGGCAGTGCTTCTGAATGTCAGCCCGGATCACATGGACAGGCATGGCAGTTTTGAAAATTATCTTCGGGCAAAGATGAATATTTTTATCCACCAGGACAAGAGGGACACGGCTATTGTCAACGGTGACTGTCCAGATTGCATGAAAATTCCGGCGACCTGCGGTGCAAACCAGGTTCTGTTTGGCAGGAAGGCAGAACATACCATAAGAATTTCCGGGAAAAACATAATTTTCCCATTTCATGGTGAAGAAGAACAGTATAGCCTGAAAAATTCTTCTCTCGGTGATGAAACAGGTCTGTATAACTGTTGTCCCGCCATTTTCGCCGCAAGAATTACCGGCAGCAGTCCGGCGCAGGTTCAGCGGGGTTTGGATACGTTTGCACCCCTTGAACATCGCATGGAACTGGTGGCAGAGGTGGATGGTATCAGGTTTTTTAATGACTCAAAGGCGACCAATACCGGAGCAGTTATTGCAGCACTGGAACAGATGGGAAAAAAATCAACGGTTCTCATTCTCGGTGGTCGTGACAAGGGAGATGATTACCGCCTCCTGACTGTTGCTGTAGCGGAAAAGGTCAAGGCCGTAGTTTTGATTGGAGAGGCGGCACCGCTTATTCGCGCGGCCCTGGGTGCAGAGGTTGTCAGCACGAAAGCTGCCTCCATGGAGGATGCGGTGAACAAGGCACTGGAATACGCAGAGAGTGGAGACGTGATTCTTCTCTCTCCAGCCTGTGCCAGTTTTGATATGTTTGAAAGCTATGGGCAACGGGGAAGACTGTTTAAAAAAACGGTCCTCACCCTGGCCGGTATTTCTGAACAGGCACGGATATAA